The following proteins are encoded in a genomic region of Arcobacter suis CECT 7833:
- a CDS encoding efflux RND transporter permease subunit, with product MIKKIYDTFILKYPILVLLTLSIFVSILGYYSTKVEVDASAETLLLDDDKDLKFFREVNKRYNNLNFLIVTFAPHEDLLSNQSLDTIRNLSKEFLTIENIESVDSILTVPLLQSPVRPISDLVAGVDSMETKEFDKELVKNEFLTSPLYKNALASDDFKTTALILNIKNDTKYFELLEKRNSLSIKEKEKTITKEEKSELEKVIIEFKNYRDLIREKDAKNIENIRSIIKNHKPEGKIFLGGVNMIASDAISFVKNDLLIYGISLVLIFIFILWYIFRHIRWILIPLVICFISIISTGGILGLFGWEVTVISSNFIALQLIITMSIVIHLIERYRELNIRYKNASQYKLVVNTVLSKLVPCFFAIITTVVGFASLILSNIEPVINLGLMMSIGISISLILSFIIFPIILMIMGKKDELEKKKLKVSFVERCSYIVENYGKTIIVVSILCVIFSITGSSRLFVENSFINYFKPSTEIYKGMKVIDENLGGTSPLDIIVKFKDDEKAVPLKSKNQDEYDDFENEFDEKNNDKQYWFSQDKMDTIMAIHDYLETIPEIGKVQSLATLLKVGEILNKNEKLDGITLALLYNQLPPKYKDMILSPYINIEKNEARITMRIIDSNPDLRRNDLLTKINTDLREIIKNKETTYQLSNLMVLYNNMLQSLFNSQISTLGTSVVILSIMFFILFKSSKIVFIALVSNIVPIFLLFGIMGWLNIPLDIMTITIAAIAIGIAVDDTIHFIHRFEDEFKFDRNYINAMRRAHNGIGHAMYYTTIIIVIGFSILMLSNLVPTIYFGLLTGVIMINVLAADLLLLPKLLLMLKPYEKLKEITK from the coding sequence ATGATTAAAAAAATATATGATACTTTTATTTTAAAGTATCCAATCCTAGTTTTATTGACTTTATCAATATTTGTTTCAATACTTGGATATTACTCTACAAAAGTAGAAGTTGATGCTTCTGCTGAAACTTTACTTTTAGATGATGATAAAGATTTAAAGTTTTTTAGGGAAGTTAATAAAAGATACAATAATCTAAATTTTTTAATTGTAACTTTTGCACCACATGAAGACTTACTTTCAAATCAAAGTCTTGATACTATAAGAAATCTTTCAAAAGAATTTTTAACTATTGAAAATATTGAAAGTGTAGATTCTATTTTAACAGTTCCCCTACTTCAATCTCCTGTAAGACCTATTTCTGATTTAGTTGCTGGTGTTGATTCTATGGAAACTAAAGAATTTGACAAAGAACTTGTTAAAAATGAGTTTTTAACATCACCTTTGTACAAAAATGCTTTAGCAAGTGATGATTTTAAAACAACTGCATTAATTTTAAATATTAAAAATGATACAAAATATTTTGAACTTTTAGAAAAAAGAAACTCTTTATCAATAAAAGAAAAAGAAAAAACTATCACTAAAGAAGAAAAAAGTGAATTAGAAAAAGTAATTATTGAATTTAAGAATTATCGAGATTTAATAAGAGAAAAAGATGCTAAAAATATAGAAAATATAAGAAGTATCATAAAAAATCATAAACCAGAAGGGAAAATATTCCTAGGTGGAGTAAATATGATAGCAAGTGATGCTATTAGCTTTGTAAAAAATGATCTTCTTATTTATGGTATTAGTTTAGTTTTAATTTTCATATTTATTTTATGGTATATATTTAGACATATTAGATGGATATTAATTCCTCTTGTAATTTGTTTTATTTCTATTATTTCAACTGGTGGTATTTTAGGATTATTTGGTTGGGAAGTTACAGTTATATCTTCAAATTTTATTGCTTTACAACTTATAATTACCATGTCAATTGTTATTCATTTAATAGAAAGATACCGAGAATTAAATATTAGATATAAAAATGCAAGTCAATATAAATTGGTTGTTAATACTGTTTTATCAAAATTAGTACCTTGTTTTTTTGCTATTATTACTACCGTTGTGGGATTTGCTTCTTTAATTTTATCAAATATAGAACCTGTAATAAACTTAGGTCTTATGATGAGTATTGGTATTAGTATTTCATTAATTTTATCATTTATTATTTTTCCAATTATATTAATGATAATGGGGAAAAAAGATGAACTTGAGAAAAAAAAGCTAAAGGTTTCTTTTGTAGAAAGATGTTCATATATAGTTGAAAACTATGGAAAAACTATAATTGTAGTAAGTATTCTTTGTGTTATATTTTCAATAACTGGAAGTTCAAGACTTTTTGTTGAAAATAGTTTTATAAACTACTTTAAACCATCAACAGAAATCTATAAAGGAATGAAAGTAATAGATGAAAATCTTGGAGGAACGAGTCCTCTTGATATTATTGTTAAATTCAAAGATGATGAAAAAGCAGTTCCTTTAAAAAGTAAAAATCAAGATGAATATGACGATTTTGAAAATGAATTTGATGAAAAAAATAACGATAAACAATATTGGTTTAGTCAAGATAAAATGGATACAATTATGGCTATTCATGATTATTTAGAAACTATTCCAGAAATAGGTAAAGTTCAATCATTAGCTACTTTATTAAAAGTGGGAGAGATTCTAAATAAAAATGAAAAATTAGATGGTATAACTTTAGCCCTATTATACAACCAATTACCACCTAAATATAAAGATATGATTTTATCTCCTTATATTAATATTGAAAAAAATGAAGCTAGAATTACTATGAGAATTATAGATTCAAATCCAGATTTAAGAAGAAATGATTTATTAACAAAAATAAATACAGATTTAAGAGAAATTATAAAAAATAAAGAAACAACTTATCAACTATCAAATCTTATGGTTTTATATAACAATATGTTGCAATCTTTATTTAATTCTCAAATATCGACATTGGGAACATCTGTTGTGATTTTATCTATTATGTTTTTTATATTATTTAAATCATCTAAGATTGTTTTTATTGCATTAGTTTCAAATATAGTTCCTATCTTTCTTCTTTTTGGAATTATGGGTTGGCTAAATATCCCTTTAGATATTATGACTATTACCATTGCAGCTATTGCTATAGGTATTGCTGTTGATGATACCATTCACTTCATTCATAGATTTGAAGATGAATTTAAATTTGATAGAAATTATATAAATGCTATGAGAAGAGCACATAATGGAATTGGTCATGCTATGTATTACACAACAATAATAATAGTTATTGGTTTTTCTATTTTGATGTTATCAAATTTAGTTCCAACTATTTATTTTGGATTATTAACAGGTGTTATTATGATAAATGTATTAGCAGCTGATTTATTACTTTTACCAAAATTATTATTAATGTTAAAACCATATGAAAAATTAAAGGAAATTACGAAATGA
- a CDS encoding Tgt2/MlaC family protein: MKLKSLFKILFLITFAVTTANAMKQDEIQTIMTKKIDNVLSILEQKNLPINKKGEQIIKIIDEVFDYELMARIALGKETWDTLSEQKQKEFTKIFETKLKNSYIEKLELYNDQKVKIIGLNPYKNARLQLETELLGKEGIYKINYNFYNKSKDSEQWLIYDVDLVGVSIIQTYRQQFAGLLKEKTFDEMLVLLENPNTK, translated from the coding sequence ATGAAATTAAAAAGTTTATTTAAAATCTTATTTCTAATTACATTTGCAGTAACAACTGCAAATGCAATGAAACAAGATGAAATTCAAACTATAATGACTAAAAAAATTGATAATGTTTTAAGTATTTTAGAACAAAAAAATTTACCTATAAACAAAAAAGGTGAACAAATAATAAAAATTATTGATGAAGTTTTTGATTACGAATTAATGGCAAGAATTGCCCTTGGGAAAGAGACTTGGGATACATTAAGTGAACAAAAACAAAAAGAGTTTACAAAAATATTTGAAACAAAGTTAAAAAATTCATATATTGAGAAATTAGAATTATATAACGACCAAAAAGTAAAAATCATAGGTTTGAATCCTTATAAAAATGCAAGATTGCAACTTGAAACTGAACTTTTAGGAAAAGAAGGTATTTATAAAATAAATTATAATTTTTACAATAAATCAAAAGATAGTGAACAATGGCTAATTTATGATGTTGATTTAGTTGGAGTAAGTATTATTCAAACATATAGACAACAATTTGCAGGTTTATTAAAAGAGAAAACTTTTGATGAAATGTTAGTTTTACTTGAAAACCCAAATACAAAATAA
- a CDS encoding MlaA family lipoprotein, giving the protein MKNLILILLLVNFSLANENNNDNFDEEFNSEFSTKKEEIFDPLSGYNRLMTTFNDKVFINVLNPIAESYAYVTPETVRIGINNFFQNIMFPVRFSNNLLQLKFKNSSEELGRFLVNTLWGLGGFMDPATKELNMKAHKEDFGQTLGFYGVGEGFHVVLPFLGPSNLRDIAGLAADSYVNPLTVTGDNDLKYKIPNTLLEQVGIQTFDVINSTSLTLGQYESLRKDALDLYPFLRDIYTQARKKQIEE; this is encoded by the coding sequence TTGAAAAATCTTATTCTTATACTTTTATTAGTAAATTTTAGTTTAGCAAATGAAAATAATAATGATAATTTTGATGAAGAATTTAATTCAGAATTTTCAACAAAAAAAGAAGAAATATTTGACCCATTAAGTGGATATAATAGATTAATGACTACTTTTAATGATAAAGTTTTTATTAATGTTTTAAATCCTATTGCAGAAAGTTATGCTTATGTTACTCCTGAAACAGTTAGAATAGGTATTAACAACTTTTTTCAAAATATAATGTTTCCAGTAAGATTTTCAAATAATTTATTACAATTAAAATTTAAAAATTCAAGTGAAGAACTAGGAAGATTTTTAGTTAATACTCTTTGGGGACTTGGAGGATTTATGGATCCAGCCACAAAAGAGCTTAATATGAAAGCCCATAAAGAAGATTTTGGTCAAACTTTAGGTTTTTATGGAGTTGGTGAAGGATTCCATGTTGTTTTACCATTTTTAGGACCATCAAATTTAAGAGATATTGCTGGACTTGCAGCTGATTCTTATGTAAATCCTTTAACAGTGACAGGAGATAATGATTTAAAATACAAAATACCTAATACATTGCTAGAACAAGTTGGAATTCAAACATTTGATGTAATAAATTCAACTTCATTAACATTAGGACAATATGAATCATTAAGAAAAGATGCTTTAGATTTATATCCATTTTTAAGAGATATTTACACACAAGCAAGAAAAAAACAGATTGAGGAATAA
- a CDS encoding YebC/PmpR family DNA-binding transcriptional regulator: MGRAFEYRKAAKMKRWGNMSRVFPKLAKAIEMAAKSGVPDPEMNSALRTAILNAKAENMPKTNIDAAIKRASGKDSASFAEVNFEGKGPHGVLIFVETATDNNTRTVANVKMYFNKTNGQVVPTGSLEFFFDRKAIFEFTKPANMELEELELELIDAGLEEIDEEEGLVLAYANYTDFGNMNQKFEELGIELTKAELKRIPNNPQEFTEAQQEDIGKLIEKLEDDDDVQAVYTNIA; the protein is encoded by the coding sequence ATGGGTAGAGCCTTTGAATATAGAAAAGCTGCTAAGATGAAAAGATGGGGAAATATGTCAAGAGTTTTCCCAAAATTAGCAAAAGCAATTGAAATGGCAGCAAAATCAGGAGTTCCAGATCCTGAAATGAATTCAGCATTAAGAACTGCTATTTTAAATGCTAAAGCCGAAAATATGCCAAAAACAAATATTGATGCGGCAATTAAAAGAGCAAGTGGAAAAGATTCAGCAAGTTTTGCTGAAGTAAACTTTGAAGGAAAAGGTCCTCATGGAGTTTTAATTTTTGTAGAAACTGCAACTGATAATAATACAAGAACTGTTGCAAATGTAAAAATGTATTTTAATAAAACAAATGGACAAGTTGTTCCTACTGGTTCTTTGGAATTTTTCTTCGATAGAAAAGCGATTTTTGAGTTTACAAAACCTGCTAATATGGAACTTGAAGAGTTAGAATTAGAACTTATTGATGCTGGTCTTGAAGAGATTGATGAAGAAGAAGGTTTAGTTTTAGCTTATGCAAATTATACAGATTTTGGAAATATGAATCAAAAATTTGAAGAGTTGGGAATCGAACTTACAAAAGCTGAGTTAAAAAGAATTCCAAATAATCCTCAAGAATTTACAGAAGCTCAACAAGAAGATATTGGTAAATTAATAGAAAAACTTGAAGATGACGATGATGTTCAAGCTGTTTATACAAATATCGCTTAA
- a CDS encoding alpha/beta fold hydrolase gives MHKDLLININGYVLSLLEKILDANIEVKGIENIPFSNPKMFVANHFTRIEAMLVPYTLYNITNKKVGVIADDSLFKGFFGTFLSNLGAMKKSEINRNEHIIGDLITSCKDWMIFPEGIMVKAKDISKIDKNFCVKIDGTCQRVYTGASVFALSSQFFRQKYFDKKLENYEEFSKKYFVNDCKDINKNETMIVPINISYSRLRNEDNFLVDMAKKLLEDMGGNFKEELKIESNIILNSKITINILKPISTKEILKDLYEKNLPQEKIINQLRYEITHDFMDKIYESLTINFDHIFILILFLYPKKSIEINYFKRLIYLSIQEIKNKNLSLDEDINKNLIQLISYEKFEKFDNALSVAINNHIITPDGDSYLINKEILLYTYSHHTIRLKNILRVILNEILISQESVSIVKKLISKKEEKNNEELLLLLQNQENEEFEKDYERYENNPNIKPKNVGVPKYFEASDSNTCIIAIHGFSAAPKEMEKLALFLNSKNLNVFTPRLDGHGTIPEDLKNKSWQDWYNSVSRSITIATLKYEKVFIIGFSTGGLLALLSTKKSYKEFCGLVCINAALHLNDVRIKTLLPAISFWNDLVKAFNEEKYQKEYIDNAPQNADINYDKHYIESIEQLNLLMKKIRKSLPKIQKPILIIQAKDDPVVNPTSAYEIFNKIKSNNKSLKIIDSADHVIVTQKDTKELFDFIYDFIDKLDIKEFENKI, from the coding sequence ATGCACAAAGATTTGTTAATAAACATAAATGGTTATGTTTTAAGTCTTTTAGAAAAAATTTTAGATGCAAATATAGAAGTAAAAGGGATTGAAAATATCCCTTTTTCAAATCCAAAAATGTTTGTTGCAAATCATTTTACAAGAATAGAAGCAATGCTTGTTCCATATACTTTATACAATATCACAAATAAAAAAGTTGGTGTAATAGCTGATGATTCACTTTTTAAAGGTTTTTTTGGAACTTTTTTAAGCAATTTAGGAGCTATGAAAAAAAGTGAAATAAATAGAAATGAACACATAATTGGAGATTTAATAACTTCATGTAAAGATTGGATGATTTTTCCAGAAGGTATTATGGTAAAAGCAAAAGATATTTCGAAAATAGATAAAAATTTTTGTGTAAAAATAGATGGAACTTGTCAAAGAGTTTATACAGGAGCTTCCGTATTTGCGCTATCTTCTCAATTTTTTAGACAAAAATATTTTGATAAAAAACTTGAAAATTATGAAGAGTTTAGCAAAAAATATTTTGTAAATGATTGTAAAGATATAAATAAAAATGAAACCATGATTGTTCCTATAAACATAAGCTATTCACGACTTAGAAATGAAGATAATTTTTTGGTTGATATGGCAAAAAAACTTTTAGAAGATATGGGTGGAAATTTCAAAGAAGAACTTAAAATTGAGAGTAATATTATTTTAAATTCAAAAATAACAATAAATATCCTAAAACCAATTTCAACAAAAGAAATTTTAAAAGATTTATATGAAAAAAATCTTCCCCAAGAAAAAATAATCAACCAACTAAGATATGAAATTACCCATGATTTTATGGATAAGATTTATGAATCTTTGACTATAAATTTTGATCATATTTTTATTTTGATTCTGTTTTTATATCCTAAAAAAAGTATAGAAATCAACTATTTTAAAAGATTGATTTATCTAAGTATTCAAGAAATAAAAAATAAAAATTTATCTTTGGATGAAGATATAAATAAAAATCTAATTCAACTAATTTCTTATGAAAAATTTGAAAAATTTGATAATGCTTTAAGTGTTGCTATAAATAATCATATTATAACTCCTGATGGAGATAGTTATTTAATAAACAAAGAAATTTTATTATACACATATAGCCACCATACAATCAGATTAAAAAACATTTTAAGAGTGATTTTAAATGAAATTTTAATAAGCCAAGAAAGTGTAAGTATAGTAAAAAAATTGATTTCAAAAAAAGAAGAAAAAAACAATGAAGAGTTGCTTTTATTACTTCAAAATCAAGAAAATGAAGAATTTGAAAAAGATTATGAAAGATATGAAAATAATCCAAATATAAAACCCAAAAATGTTGGTGTTCCTAAATATTTTGAAGCTTCAGATTCAAATACTTGCATAATAGCAATTCATGGATTTTCAGCAGCTCCAAAAGAGATGGAAAAATTAGCACTTTTTTTAAACTCTAAAAATTTAAATGTATTTACTCCAAGACTTGATGGACACGGAACAATTCCAGAGGATTTAAAAAATAAAAGTTGGCAAGATTGGTACAATAGTGTTTCAAGGTCAATCACAATAGCTACTTTAAAATACGAAAAAGTTTTTATTATTGGATTTTCAACTGGTGGATTGTTAGCACTTTTAAGTACAAAAAAATCTTACAAAGAGTTTTGTGGTTTGGTTTGTATAAATGCAGCTTTGCATTTAAATGATGTAAGAATAAAAACTTTATTGCCTGCAATTTCATTTTGGAATGATTTGGTAAAAGCTTTTAATGAAGAAAAATATCAAAAAGAATACATTGATAATGCCCCTCAAAATGCAGATATTAACTATGATAAACATTATATTGAATCTATTGAACAGCTAAATTTATTGATGAAAAAAATAAGAAAAAGCTTACCAAAAATTCAAAAACCAATATTAATAATACAAGCAAAAGATGATCCTGTTGTAAATCCAACTTCTGCTTATGAAATATTTAATAAAATAAAATCAAACAATAAAAGTTTAAAAATTATTGATTCAGCAGATCATGTAATTGTTACTCAAAAAGATACAAAAGAATTATTTGATTTTATTTATGATTTTATAGATAAATTAGATATAAAAGAATTTGAAAATAAAATATAG
- a CDS encoding acyl-CoA dehydrogenase, with protein MEALILLFIILVFGFYSFPLYSYFALVGAYSFVLCDTGIIFWSIFTLLGAVFLVPSLRMNLITKKLVNFINKKGLLPKISTTEEAALQAGTNWVEADFFKAQVNFKEINAQKVTLLTKEEQDFLDNEVNELCEMTTDWEIFQNRDLSPQVWQFIKDKKFFGMIIPKEYGGLGFSATAHSRVIEKLVSRSQVLAITIMVPNSLGPAELILKHGTLKQKDRYLSDLAHGIQVPCFGLTEPNAGSDATSITSNGVVFKDENGKLKIKLNFEKRYITLGNIATLVGLAFVLKDPEHLLGENEDLGITFAVIDAKTPGLDNSKRHDPLGIPFVNSPLYGKDVIIDMENIIGEKDGIGKGWQMLVESLSIGRGISLPSVSLGGTKLALNVTASYCQLREQFGLSINYFEGVEEKIAKIAAFSYMLNSARNYTLDAIDDGVKPGVINSIMKYHTTEKFRTVINDAMDVLGGSAIIRGENNLLAHAYFAIPISITVEGANILTRNLMQFGQGLIKSHPYIYTEITALKNNNIEKFDKAFFAHIALGFNSFAKSLAFYFTRAKFSYQKGEFKRYKQKLLWVSSEFTFLTNVALGILGPSLKKRENISARFGDILSNCYLITATLREFENNPNEEDRALVDYVCNYCFNEIQIAREEIISNIGYLGFLLPLVKINPFSIKAKDKLNAKIVKNLNNQDYLQKLTSSLFISSNENDRLNVIQEAVKQNKECEASFKKLKESIKNETIKKDSFENMLTQLLEKNILSSNEIEKMKKAHALKQEVISVDSFEATIYKAQK; from the coding sequence TATTTTGCACTAGTTGGTGCTTACTCTTTTGTATTATGTGATACAGGAATTATTTTTTGGTCAATATTTACTCTTTTGGGAGCTGTTTTTTTAGTTCCAAGTTTAAGAATGAATTTAATCACAAAAAAACTTGTAAACTTTATAAATAAAAAAGGCTTATTGCCAAAAATCTCAACAACAGAAGAAGCTGCTTTACAAGCTGGAACAAACTGGGTTGAAGCAGACTTTTTTAAAGCTCAAGTTAATTTCAAAGAGATAAATGCTCAAAAAGTTACCTTATTAACAAAAGAAGAACAAGATTTTTTAGACAATGAAGTAAATGAACTTTGTGAGATGACTACTGATTGGGAGATTTTCCAAAATAGAGATTTAAGCCCACAAGTTTGGCAATTTATCAAAGATAAAAAATTCTTTGGAATGATTATTCCAAAGGAGTATGGAGGTCTTGGATTTTCTGCAACTGCTCACTCAAGGGTTATTGAAAAACTTGTTTCAAGGTCACAAGTTTTAGCAATTACAATAATGGTTCCAAACTCACTTGGACCTGCTGAACTTATTTTAAAACATGGAACTTTAAAACAAAAAGATAGATATTTAAGTGATTTAGCACATGGTATTCAAGTTCCTTGTTTTGGTTTAACTGAGCCAAATGCTGGAAGTGATGCAACTTCTATTACTTCAAATGGTGTGGTTTTTAAAGATGAAAATGGTAAATTAAAAATCAAATTAAACTTTGAAAAAAGATATATCACTTTAGGGAATATTGCAACTTTAGTTGGACTTGCATTTGTTTTAAAAGACCCTGAACATCTACTTGGCGAAAATGAAGACTTAGGAATCACTTTTGCAGTAATTGATGCAAAAACTCCTGGACTTGATAATTCAAAAAGACACGATCCTCTTGGAATTCCTTTTGTAAACTCTCCACTTTATGGAAAAGATGTAATTATTGATATGGAAAATATCATAGGTGAAAAAGATGGTATTGGAAAAGGTTGGCAAATGCTTGTTGAATCTTTATCAATTGGACGAGGAATTTCGTTGCCAAGTGTTAGTCTTGGAGGAACAAAACTAGCTTTAAATGTTACAGCTTCATATTGCCAACTAAGAGAGCAATTTGGATTAAGTATCAACTATTTTGAAGGTGTTGAAGAAAAAATTGCAAAAATTGCAGCCTTTTCATATATGTTAAATAGTGCTAGAAACTACACGTTAGATGCTATTGATGATGGGGTAAAACCAGGAGTTATAAACTCTATTATGAAATATCATACAACTGAAAAATTCAGAACAGTAATAAATGACGCAATGGATGTTTTAGGTGGAAGTGCGATTATAAGAGGTGAAAACAACCTTTTAGCCCATGCTTATTTTGCAATTCCTATTTCAATTACTGTTGAGGGTGCAAATATCTTAACAAGAAATTTAATGCAATTTGGACAAGGATTAATCAAATCTCATCCATATATTTATACAGAAATAACTGCATTAAAAAACAATAATATTGAAAAATTTGATAAAGCTTTTTTTGCTCATATTGCTTTAGGTTTTAACTCATTTGCAAAATCATTGGCTTTCTATTTTACAAGAGCTAAGTTTAGTTACCAAAAAGGTGAATTTAAAAGATATAAACAAAAACTTCTTTGGGTTAGTAGCGAATTTACTTTTTTAACAAATGTAGCCTTAGGAATTTTAGGACCAAGTCTTAAAAAAAGAGAGAATATAAGTGCTAGATTTGGAGATATTTTATCAAATTGTTATTTGATAACTGCAACTTTAAGGGAATTTGAGAATAATCCAAATGAAGAAGATAGAGCTTTGGTTGATTATGTTTGTAACTATTGTTTTAATGAAATTCAAATAGCACGAGAAGAGATTATTTCAAATATTGGATATTTAGGATTTTTACTTCCATTAGTTAAAATCAATCCATTTTCAATAAAAGCAAAAGATAAATTAAATGCAAAAATAGTTAAAAACTTAAATAATCAAGATTATTTACAAAAACTAACTTCATCTTTATTTATAAGCTCAAATGAAAATGATAGATTAAATGTTATTCAAGAAGCTGTAAAACAAAATAAAGAGTGTGAAGCAAGTTTCAAAAAACTAAAAGAATCAATCAAAAATGAAACAATTAAAAAAGATAGTTTTGAAAATATGCTAACTCAACTTTTAGAAAAAAATATTTTATCATCAAATGAAATAGAAAAAATGAAAAAAGCTCACGCTTTAAAACAAGAAGTAATAAGTGTAGATTCATTTGAAGCAACTATTTATAAGGCTCAAAAATAA